A region of the Clostridium estertheticum subsp. estertheticum genome:
TATAGGCTCACAAACTAAGTTAAGGAGTACAGATGCCAAAATAACAAGAGGTTTAAAATTTGATTCATCAATAAATGATAACATTTTAGAAGTTTATATCCCCTTTATAAGTAAGGGTGATGAGTTTTCAGTTACAGTTTATTTAGAAAATCAACATAATAAGCCTGTTATTGTAATTAAATCACCAGAAAACTTTAAGGAAATATATTCTGGGGAACAAAATGGAATTTTAGCGTTATTGCTAAATATACCCATGAATATAAAACACCTAATATTAAAGGAAACGAAAAAATCTGAAGAAGTACAATCAGAAGAAGTCCATTCTGTTGATAAAGATGATTTTACAACAGTTATGAGTAAGGTAACAGGTGAGGAACAAACAATAAATAAAAGTAATAGAGAAGTATTCCCTGAAAATAAGAAGCTTAGCAAGAGTAAAAAGAAAATAATTATTGCAGCAATAGTTTTAGTTATGGTTGCTGGGGTTTCTGGGAAAGTTTATTCTAAAATGACTGCTGGAAATACACCAACTCCAACTGTAAAAACTGTTGTTCCTCAAAAGTCAACAGTTGAAAAAGAGTCATCAAGAGAATCAACTGGAAATAAAAGTACAAAAAAATCGGTAGATAAAACAAATGAAACTACAAATACCCAAAAATCCGTAGACAAAACAACTGAAACTAAAGGTACAAAAGCAGCTACAGAAAAATCAACTGGAACTGAAGGTACAAAAAAAGAAACGACACCTAAGGCTGGATCAAAAGAAGGTACAACAGTAACTACACCAGCAGCTGGATCAAAAGATGGAACCGCCGGAACACCAACATCTGGATCGACAGATGGAAAAACTGAAACTACACCGAATCCAGGATCAACAACGGAGACTACACCTGCATCAGGTACAACAGGTGGAACAACAGGTGGCACAACGGGTAATTAAATTATCAGTAATATTGGGCTCTCTTTACAGTGGATAGATTAAAAAATTTGTCCACTATAAAGAGAGCTTTTGTTATGTGAAGAGTCAATAATTTATAAATTAGATACCACTAAAAAAAATAGGTATATAGAAAATTTTAATATGTTCGATAACTATAATATACAGAGTGATCATTGTAATCATAAAAAGATAATTGAAACAAAATATAATGATTATAGTATTAGAAATAGTTTAAAGGGGTAGATGTAATTATGAAGGATGTAAAAGTTTTAATTGTCGATGACTCACCTTTCCAAATAGCATTATTAACGGATGTTCTCACTGAAAGTGGATTTGATGTAGTTGGTGAGGCAAAATCTTTAGAAGAGGTTATTGAGGAAGTTACAAGAGTTAGACCAGATCTAGTAACAATGGATATGACTCTTCCAGGGACAGATGGATTTGAATGCACAAGAGCCATCCACAAAATTGATAAGGATATTAAAGTTATAATTGTTAGTTCGATGATGGATGATGAACTTGTAAGAAAAGCCAAAAAAACTCATGTGTGTGGATATATTCAGAAACCTGTTGATTCAGAGGAATTATCATTATTAATAAATAGGGTTATGGCAGATGAAGAATTATATTTAGAGCTTGAGAAATTATATTCAGATGTATTTAAAGAGGCTTTATTAAATATTTTCAATAAGCTTACAAAGACGGTGCCAGAAATTACAGATGAAAGTAATGATAATATTGCTATACATAGTGAAGGCATATCAATAGTTATGGGGATTACAGGTAAATATTCAGGTAGACTAATTTTGGATATGGCATATGAAACAGCGAAGAGCCTTGCAACAATGTTATTAAAAAGAGATCCTAAGAGTAGTGAAGAGTTGCTTAATATTATGTCAGAAATAGCTAATATGTTTGCAGGAAATGCATGTTCAATGATAAATAAGAAAAACAAATTGTTTGGTCTAAGAGTTGCACCACCAACAATATTTCATGGTGAGTCAATAAATATATCAAAGGCAGAACTAGAGAATACCTTCTCTGCTATTGTAAAATCTCAGTTTGGAAATTTGACTATAAATATAGGTTTTAATAGAGGTGAAGGGGAATGGATGTCAATCATATAAATCCAGTTTTAGAATCATTCAACATAATACTACCACAATTAGGGTTAAATGATATTAAAAAAAATGGAATTAGTGTAAAAGGTAAATATATAAAAAGCAAAGGCGTAGTGATTATTATTGGAATAATTGGAGATGTTAAAGGTAATATCATTTATGGTATGAGTGTTGACACTGCAAAAAAAATTGCTTCAATAATGATGATGGGAGCGCCTGTAGATAACTTTGATGAGTTGCCACAAAGTGCAATCTCAGAACTTGTTAATATGTTAACGGCAAATGTTGCAATGAATTTTTCAAAGGATAATATAAATATAGATATCTCTACACCAACCTTGATTGAGGGTGATTTTACGGCAAGTAGTAATGCTGATAAAGTTCTCTGCGTTGAGATGAGCGTAGATGGAATGATTATTGAAGTTAATATTTCTTTAGAAAAGAATACAATATAGAGGTATATATTTTAAATGGTAAAAATAATAATCAAAAGAGAGCGAATTATATTAGATTCGCTCTCTTTTGATTTATTGTTATATAATTTAAATTGTAATCAATTCATATTCATTACTGCCTAAATTTAATTTTACAGCATGGTCAATTGCCACTTTCCAATTAGTTTCAGGGCTGAGGTTAGTGAAATGGTCATGATTTTTTTCATCAGCTTTATCTAGGATACTTCCGGGTATAATAGGTTGTACATTTACAGCATCCGCGCATGCAACATCTAGTGCAACAGGATCAAAGGAAGCAAACATACCTACATCTGGAACAATTGGCACATCGTTCTCTCCATGACAGTCACAGAAAGGTGATACATCAATGACTAGACTTATATGGAAGCTTGGGCGACCATTTAGAACTGCACATGAGTATTCGGCAATTTTTTTATTCAAAATATCATTTGACTCATCTGATGCAGGAAGAACAGCATCCATAGGACAGACACCAATACATCGACCGCAGCCAACACACTTATCGTGATTAATAGTAGCCTTTTTTTGAGTTACTGTAATAGCATTGTGGGCACAGTTTTTAGCACATTGACCACAGCCTATACAGTCATCATGTGAGATATATGGCTTTCCACTACTATGCATCTCCATCTTACCTGCACGAGATCCACAACCCATACCTACATTTTTAAGAGTACCACCAATACCAGCTGCTTCATGTCCCTTGAAATGAGTTAAAGTAATAAATATATCTGCATCCATGATAGCATGACCAATTTTTGCCTCTTTCACATATTCGCCACCTACAACAGGAACTAAAACTTCGTCGGTACCTTTTAATCCATCTCCAATTATAATGTGACAGCCTGTAGAGAATGGAGAAAAACCATTAACATAAGCAGAGTCAAGATGGTCAAGTGCATTTTTTCTACCACCAACATATAAAGTATTGCAATCAGTAAGAAATGGGTTTCCACCTAATTCCTTTACAATATCTACTATTGTTTTAGCGTAATTTGGGCGTAGGTAAGCTAGATTGCCAGGTTCTCCAAAATGAATCTTAATAGCAGTAAATTTTTTATTAAAATCAATTTGGCCAATCCCAGCAGTTTTAATTAGACGGGTCAATTTTTGTTGCAAATTTTCTTTAAGTGTCGCATGCATATCGGTAAAATATACTTTCGATTTTTCCATGTTTAATAACCTCCAAGGTTTATATCCTTTTATTCTTAAATAAGAATAGCTTTAGTATTTTAATTTATTTGTTTTTACTAGTATGCTTACTTATTAACCTTCATTATATATGATATTACAAAAAAAGAAAACATGCACCTTTATGATATATAGTATACAAAAGGTGCATGTTAATATTGAAATGATTATTTTTGATTTTTTTTGTCTAATCTGGATTCGATATCTGAAACAGCCTCTTTATTAAAAGTATCACCAAGTGCTCCACCAACGCTCCCACAGGTTTTTGAGCTGTAGTTGCTCCAGTCACCATCCTCAGGTGTTTTTATTCCCATAAGTCTAGCTTGCTGAGTTTTATTTTTTGCCCTATTTATTATTTCATCCATAAAAACACCATCCTATTTTTATTATATTTTAGTGTTTGAATTTTGTTTATAAATTATGTAAGTAGGATAAATCATATTTATAATTTTTAAATATTAATTTCAGTTATTGGATATAATTAAAAGTTATAGGGTAGAAGACAATATAATTAACTAATACAAACTTGGGGGTTGATTAAGCAATGTCAGATATGTGGATGTGTGTAGGTAATATACGAGGGGCTACAGAAGGAAAGTTATTTTTAAGTTATGGAGAAGTTTTTACAGTGATAAATAAAATCAGATTAACTAGCATAGATAAAGATATAAAACTATTTGTAAGTAATGATGAAATAAATATATTCTTTAAGCATATAGAGACTAGTTACCCAGTATACGGGGTTTGGATAACAAAAGGTTATAACAACTGTTTAAGAAAACTATTTAACTTAAGGCCTAAAAAGAAATTAAGTTATAGTAGAGTGGATTTAGATATTTTTGATAAGGTTACTCTTCATAGAATTTACATAGAACTATTATTATATTTCTACAAAGTAAAATCAGATGAACTCCTTATACAATTTTCTACAATAATAAAATATCAATTAGAGTCTTTAAAGATGATTTATAAAAACAAAGATTTAGTTAATTTTGATGAAGAGTTTGAGCAGACAAAAGTACAGTTTAGAAAAATATATGAATTTTGTAATTCAATAGAACTTAAAACTAAGCAAATTGAATTAGAATATAGGAGGAAAGTAATTAAAGAACAATTGGAAAAAAGAAAAGAAATAAATAAATTAAATATATTGATGTTAGACGAAATTAATAGAATGAAAGATTAATTAAATATTTAGGATAATTTAGATTTATTTTAAAGTTGACTGTACAAAAAAGCAATAATAGTTATATAATTGTAATAGTTAAAGAAAGGAGATAATACTTTATAGTTCTAAATTTGTCAGATTGAAATATATTATTAGAGGGGGATATTTATGAAATGTAAAAAATTAGTTAGTTTAGTTATGTCCATGTCAGTTATTACTATGGTATTTGCGGGGTGTTCAAGCTCAGACAAATCTGCTGCCAAACCAGCTACAACTACAAAAGTAGCATTTAAAGATGGAATGGTTACAGATACAGGAGGCGTTAATGATCAATCTTTTAATCAAGGATCATGGAAGGGACTTCAGTCATTTGCTAAAAACAATCCAGGTGCTCAGGTTAAGTATTTAGAATCAGTGCAGAGCTCGAATTATCCGTCTAATTTGAACCAGTTTGCTAGCAATAAGTATGATCTTGTGTGGGGAATTGGATATTTAATGGAGGATGCAGTAAAAGCTTCTGCAAAAGCGTATCCTAATGTAAAATTTGCAGTTATTGATGATGAAATGACACCACATCAGAGCAATGTTACTGGTGTTATATTTAAAGCACAAGAATCATCTTTTCTTGTTGGATATATTGCAGCACTTAAGACTAAAACTAACAAAGTTGGATTTATTGGTGGAATTACGGGAAATGTAATTGATCAATTTGATTATGGTTTTAGAGCTGGTGTTGCATATGGTGCAAAAGAGCTTAAAAAAACTGTTACTGTTAATGTACAATATGCAAATTCGTTTAGTGATTCAGCTCTCGGCAAGGCAATTTCTCAAAATATGTATTCAAAAGGCGCAGATATTATATTTACCGCAGCAGGAAATGTTGGACAGGGTATGGTCGCTGAGGCAAAGAGTGAAAATAAACTTTGTATAGGCGTTGATATGGATCAAGCATATCTTGCACCAAACAATATGCTTACTTCATCATTAAAAAATGTTAGTAACGTGACGGAAGCAGTTTCAAAGCAAGTTAAAGATGGAGTAAATGTTGGGGGAAAGACACTTAGTTATGGTCTTAAGGATAACGGTGTCGGAGTTCCATATACAGCACAAGCTATAAAAATGTGTGGACAGGATGTTCTTGACAAAACAAAGAAAGTTTCTGCAGATATTGTGAATGGTAAGATTGTTCCTCCTTACAATAAAGTTACCTTTGCTACTTATAGTAGTACATTAAAATAATTATTAAATAGTAACCTAAAAAGAATGAATAGATTTAATTAAACACACTAAATTGTGAAAACTCATGATTTAGTGTATTTAATATAAGATATAAAAAAAGGAGAATAAACCATGGAAGATCAACAATATGCTGTGGAAATGAAGTCTATTTATAAATATTTTGATGATTTTTGTGCGCTTTCCTCAATAGATCTTAAGATTACTAAAGGAAGTATACATGCACTTTTGGGTGAAAATGGGGCTGGCAAGACAACTCTTATGAATATCCTTTATGGACTTTATACACCTGATAGTGGACAAATACTTATAAGTGGCGAGAGTGTGGAAATGAAAAATCCAAATGTTGCAATAGAACATAAAATTGGAATGGTCCACCAGCATTTTAAGCTTGTGGGAAAGTTTACAGTAATTGAGAACATTATTCTTGGGAAAGAAGTAGTTAAGGCCGGCTGCATTTTGGATATTGCGAAAGCTCGCAAGGAAGTTAAAAAATTATCTGAAATATATGGACTTGATGTTGATCCCGATGCGAAAATAGAGGATATATCTGTGGGAATGCAGCAAAGGGTTGAGATTTTAAAAGCGCTATATAGAGGTGTAGAAATTCTTATTCTTGATGAGCCTACTGCGGTTTTAACACCTCAGGAAATAGAAGAGCTTATTAAGATCATGAATAATCTTACCGAGGATGGTAAAACAATAATTATTATAACTCATAAACTAAAGGAAATTAAGAAATCCTCACAGTATTGTACGATCATTCGCCGTGGGAAATATATAGATACGGTTGATGTAAAAAATACTACTGAGCAGGAGCTCGCTTCCATGATGGTGGGAAGAGAAGTTAACTTAAAAGTTAATAAGACAAAAGCTAAGCCTGAGGATGTTGTATTTACAATA
Encoded here:
- a CDS encoding response regulator, whose amino-acid sequence is MKDVKVLIVDDSPFQIALLTDVLTESGFDVVGEAKSLEEVIEEVTRVRPDLVTMDMTLPGTDGFECTRAIHKIDKDIKVIIVSSMMDDELVRKAKKTHVCGYIQKPVDSEELSLLINRVMADEELYLELEKLYSDVFKEALLNIFNKLTKTVPEITDESNDNIAIHSEGISIVMGITGKYSGRLILDMAYETAKSLATMLLKRDPKSSEELLNIMSEIANMFAGNACSMINKKNKLFGLRVAPPTIFHGESINISKAELENTFSAIVKSQFGNLTINIGFNRGEGEWMSII
- a CDS encoding DUF362 domain-containing protein; translation: MEKSKVYFTDMHATLKENLQQKLTRLIKTAGIGQIDFNKKFTAIKIHFGEPGNLAYLRPNYAKTIVDIVKELGGNPFLTDCNTLYVGGRKNALDHLDSAYVNGFSPFSTGCHIIIGDGLKGTDEVLVPVVGGEYVKEAKIGHAIMDADIFITLTHFKGHEAAGIGGTLKNVGMGCGSRAGKMEMHSSGKPYISHDDCIGCGQCAKNCAHNAITVTQKKATINHDKCVGCGRCIGVCPMDAVLPASDESNDILNKKIAEYSCAVLNGRPSFHISLVIDVSPFCDCHGENDVPIVPDVGMFASFDPVALDVACADAVNVQPIIPGSILDKADEKNHDHFTNLSPETNWKVAIDHAVKLNLGSNEYELITI
- a CDS encoding small, acid-soluble spore protein, alpha/beta type, yielding MDEIINRAKNKTQQARLMGIKTPEDGDWSNYSSKTCGSVGGALGDTFNKEAVSDIESRLDKKNQK
- a CDS encoding ABC transporter ATP-binding protein, whose product is MEDQQYAVEMKSIYKYFDDFCALSSIDLKITKGSIHALLGENGAGKTTLMNILYGLYTPDSGQILISGESVEMKNPNVAIEHKIGMVHQHFKLVGKFTVIENIILGKEVVKAGCILDIAKARKEVKKLSEIYGLDVDPDAKIEDISVGMQQRVEILKALYRGVEILILDEPTAVLTPQEIEELIKIMNNLTEDGKTIIIITHKLKEIKKSSQYCTIIRRGKYIDTVDVKNTTEQELASMMVGREVNLKVNKTKAKPEDVVFTIDNLIVEDSRKIERVKNFSLEVRKGEIVGIAGIDGNGQKELVEAITCLKKVKSGKISIDGVELQNTTPHNVIEHGICTIHEDRQKRGLILDFTVKYNFITEKYNKSRFSKHFILNNKAINKFTKDSIKKYDIRPEDCASKPVSALSGGNQQKVVIARELSNDPLLLIAFQPTRGLDVGAIEFVHSTLVKHRDSGHSILLISFELDEIINVADRICVLYDGQIVAEFLQGEVDEKLIGLLMAGGEKKNEI
- a CDS encoding chemotaxis protein CheX, encoding MDVNHINPVLESFNIILPQLGLNDIKKNGISVKGKYIKSKGVVIIIGIIGDVKGNIIYGMSVDTAKKIASIMMMGAPVDNFDELPQSAISELVNMLTANVAMNFSKDNINIDISTPTLIEGDFTASSNADKVLCVEMSVDGMIIEVNISLEKNTI
- a CDS encoding BMP family ABC transporter substrate-binding protein; this encodes MKCKKLVSLVMSMSVITMVFAGCSSSDKSAAKPATTTKVAFKDGMVTDTGGVNDQSFNQGSWKGLQSFAKNNPGAQVKYLESVQSSNYPSNLNQFASNKYDLVWGIGYLMEDAVKASAKAYPNVKFAVIDDEMTPHQSNVTGVIFKAQESSFLVGYIAALKTKTNKVGFIGGITGNVIDQFDYGFRAGVAYGAKELKKTVTVNVQYANSFSDSALGKAISQNMYSKGADIIFTAAGNVGQGMVAEAKSENKLCIGVDMDQAYLAPNNMLTSSLKNVSNVTEAVSKQVKDGVNVGGKTLSYGLKDNGVGVPYTAQAIKMCGQDVLDKTKKVSADIVNGKIVPPYNKVTFATYSSTLK